The following proteins are encoded in a genomic region of Nocardioides sp. cx-173:
- a CDS encoding HNH endonuclease: MFDDLMRQIAETQRALADCPRSLSDAQRVQLLGAAEGLKCTATAAQATTTADLDESQRAAQVAAGVRAARVGEGIAEQVGLARRESPTKGARLLGLAKVLHREMPHTLALMRAGRLNEWRATILARETACLSLDDRAEVDRRLCGTGAAATMSDLRLTRAAKRLACELDPASVAERARRAEAERQVTIRPAPDTMCWVSALLPVKQGVSIYATLLAAAAAARAKGAQRTKGQVMADTLVERVTGAPADEPVKVEVKLVMSDRALFDAADDAAHLEGYGPVPAPWARAFVKDAMRATRVWIRRLYTSPSSGQLVSMDSRARLAPEALAEFVATRDQDLCRTPWCGAPIRHIDHIRSWEHGGATAATNLQGLCERCNHAKQAPGWTATPRIAPDGTHTVETTTPTGHRHHSRAPDPPGPADYLMPLERVPTSVIV; this comes from the coding sequence ATGTTCGACGACCTCATGCGGCAGATCGCCGAGACGCAACGCGCTCTCGCCGACTGCCCGCGCTCGCTCTCGGATGCGCAGCGAGTGCAGCTGCTCGGTGCCGCGGAGGGCCTCAAGTGCACCGCCACGGCGGCGCAGGCGACGACAACCGCGGATCTCGACGAGTCCCAGCGTGCGGCGCAGGTCGCGGCCGGGGTGCGTGCGGCGCGGGTGGGGGAGGGCATCGCCGAGCAGGTCGGCCTGGCGCGCCGGGAGTCCCCGACCAAGGGCGCGCGGCTGTTGGGTCTGGCCAAGGTGCTGCACCGCGAGATGCCCCACACCCTGGCGCTCATGCGGGCGGGCCGGCTCAACGAGTGGCGTGCCACGATCCTGGCCCGCGAGACCGCCTGCCTTTCCCTCGATGACCGGGCCGAGGTCGACCGCCGACTGTGCGGCACCGGTGCGGCCGCGACCATGAGCGACCTGCGCCTGACCCGCGCAGCGAAGAGGCTCGCGTGTGAGCTCGACCCCGCCTCGGTCGCCGAACGCGCCCGCCGCGCCGAGGCCGAGCGGCAGGTCACCATCCGCCCGGCCCCGGACACGATGTGCTGGGTCAGCGCCCTGCTCCCGGTCAAACAGGGCGTGAGCATCTACGCCACCCTCCTCGCCGCCGCGGCCGCGGCCCGCGCGAAGGGTGCTCAGCGGACGAAGGGGCAGGTCATGGCCGACACCCTCGTCGAGCGGGTCACCGGCGCCCCGGCCGATGAGCCGGTCAAGGTCGAGGTCAAGCTCGTCATGAGCGACCGCGCCCTCTTCGACGCCGCCGACGACGCCGCCCATCTGGAGGGCTACGGGCCGGTGCCGGCTCCCTGGGCTCGGGCGTTCGTCAAGGACGCGATGCGCGCCACCCGGGTCTGGATCCGACGCCTCTACACCAGCCCCTCCAGCGGCCAGCTCGTCTCGATGGACTCCCGCGCCCGTCTGGCCCCCGAGGCCCTGGCCGAGTTCGTCGCCACTCGCGACCAGGACCTGTGCCGCACCCCGTGGTGCGGAGCCCCGATCCGCCACATCGACCACATCCGGTCCTGGGAGCACGGCGGCGCCACCGCCGCGACCAACCTCCAAGGCCTCTGCGAACGCTGCAACCACGCCAAGCAGGCCCCCGGCTGGACCGCGACGCCACGCATCGCGCCCGACGGCACCCACACCGTCGAGACCACCACCCCCACCGGCCACCGACATCACTCCCGCGCACCCGACCCACCCGGCCCTGCCGATTACTTGATGCCCCTCGAGCGAGTGCCCACCAGCGTCATCGTCTGA
- a CDS encoding TetR/AcrR family transcriptional regulator — translation MTTTPPAPPASPAPPAPAAPSAGTPARPSAARERILVAADRLFYNEGIHAVGIQRIIAESRVTRVTLYRHFPSKDDLISAYLERRAAYDHDQVNGVIDAHPDDPRQALDELATALTGDDFGAVRRGCPFINSSAEFPATHPVRVHALEIRRWVTERIEELLRRLGRRDARSTAEQLMMVRTGAVVSASLDGNEHLNHDFLACWGKLIDDGLPGGSQAG, via the coding sequence GTGACGACGACCCCACCAGCACCGCCAGCCAGTCCGGCCCCGCCGGCCCCTGCCGCACCCTCGGCAGGGACGCCGGCGCGCCCCTCGGCAGCCAGGGAGAGGATCCTGGTCGCCGCGGATCGGCTGTTCTACAACGAGGGCATCCATGCCGTCGGGATCCAGCGCATCATCGCGGAGTCTCGGGTCACGCGGGTCACCCTCTACCGCCACTTCCCGTCCAAGGACGACCTGATCTCGGCCTACCTCGAGCGTCGGGCGGCCTATGACCACGACCAGGTGAACGGCGTCATCGACGCCCACCCGGACGATCCCCGCCAAGCACTGGACGAGCTGGCCACCGCCCTGACCGGGGACGACTTCGGGGCGGTGCGGCGCGGATGCCCCTTCATCAACTCCTCCGCGGAGTTTCCGGCGACCCATCCCGTGCGGGTCCACGCGCTGGAGATTCGCCGCTGGGTCACCGAGCGCATCGAGGAGCTCCTGCGGCGCCTCGGGCGCCGCGACGCCCGCTCCACCGCCGAGCAGCTGATGATGGTGCGCACCGGCGCGGTCGTCTCGGCGTCACTGGACGGCAACGAGCACCTCAACCACGACTTCCTCGCCTGCTGGGGCAAGCTGATCGACGACGGCCTGCCCGGGGGGTCTCAGGCGGGGTAG
- a CDS encoding alpha/beta hydrolase produces MSTSTPVLFIHGLWLHARSWEGWVDCFAQAGYDASAPGWPGDPDTVGEARERPEEIADHGIDDVVSHYVKVIEALPTKPILVGHSFGGMIAQRLLGEDLAVGAIAIDAAQIKGVLPLPLSALKATLPVFKNPANKHRAVSLTPEQFRFAFGNAIPAEESDDLFERWAIPAPGRPPFEAAAANFSPHSPAKVATDNQSRGPLLLIMGGQDHTVPKAVTQATLKQYRHSDAVTDILEFPDRAHSLTIDHGWREVADSCLSWLKTQGL; encoded by the coding sequence ATGTCCACGAGCACGCCTGTCCTGTTCATCCACGGCCTTTGGCTGCACGCGCGCTCGTGGGAGGGCTGGGTGGACTGCTTCGCCCAAGCCGGGTACGACGCCTCGGCGCCGGGATGGCCCGGTGATCCGGACACTGTCGGGGAGGCGCGAGAGCGGCCCGAGGAGATCGCCGACCACGGCATCGATGACGTGGTCTCCCACTACGTGAAGGTCATCGAGGCCCTGCCGACCAAGCCCATCCTGGTCGGCCACTCCTTCGGCGGGATGATCGCGCAGCGGCTTCTGGGCGAGGACCTGGCGGTCGGCGCGATCGCGATCGACGCGGCCCAGATCAAGGGCGTGCTCCCCCTGCCGCTGTCTGCCCTCAAGGCGACCTTGCCGGTCTTCAAGAACCCCGCCAACAAGCACCGAGCAGTCTCGCTGACCCCCGAGCAGTTCCGCTTCGCCTTCGGCAACGCCATCCCCGCCGAGGAGTCCGACGACCTCTTCGAGAGGTGGGCGATCCCGGCGCCGGGGCGACCGCCGTTCGAGGCCGCCGCCGCCAACTTCAGTCCCCACTCCCCCGCCAAGGTGGCCACCGACAACCAGAGCCGTGGCCCCCTGCTCCTGATCATGGGGGGCCAGGACCACACCGTCCCGAAGGCGGTCACCCAGGCGACCCTCAAGCAGTACCGGCACAGCGACGCGGTCACCGACATCCTCGAGTTTCCCGACCGTGCCCACTCGCTGACCATCGACCATGGCTGGCGCGAGGTCGCCGACTCGTGCCTGAGCTGGCTCAAGACGCAGGGACTGTGA
- a CDS encoding CPBP family glutamic-type intramembrane protease: MTGATTYEAPIAVRRAVAWEPTGRTWLAFASVPLMWACYWGESELGDRALSLVVFLVGGCLLVATVLPLLATRAEGRGLAGLGITGHRWRWALLVALVSLGSLPALLQRADTAGLDPSVHLLYNLTVLWEPLFLFGWLQLSFERAFGFAAAPVLTAVAFGAYHLGSVPVGTAAGFAAFGLALGVLFALTNNLLSMWPLTWAISSGIGSIDAGLTFGWGAVAAGVLVLLVQLVLLAVFAAASSGGAGARSRTPYGRRRRPHRPYDVTR, translated from the coding sequence ATGACCGGAGCGACGACGTACGAGGCGCCCATCGCTGTGCGTCGGGCGGTGGCATGGGAGCCCACTGGACGGACCTGGCTGGCGTTCGCCTCGGTCCCGTTGATGTGGGCCTGCTACTGGGGCGAGTCCGAGCTGGGTGATCGGGCCTTGTCGCTCGTGGTCTTCCTCGTGGGCGGCTGCCTGCTCGTGGCCACCGTCCTGCCGTTGCTGGCGACCCGCGCGGAAGGGCGCGGCCTCGCGGGCCTGGGGATCACCGGACACCGGTGGCGGTGGGCGCTGCTGGTCGCGCTCGTCTCCCTGGGCAGTCTGCCTGCTCTTCTCCAGCGCGCAGACACCGCGGGGCTCGACCCGTCCGTCCACCTGCTCTACAACCTCACGGTGCTGTGGGAGCCGCTGTTCCTCTTCGGCTGGCTGCAGCTCTCCTTCGAGCGGGCCTTCGGGTTCGCGGCCGCCCCGGTGCTCACCGCCGTCGCCTTCGGGGCCTACCACCTCGGCTCGGTGCCGGTGGGCACCGCCGCCGGGTTCGCCGCCTTCGGGCTGGCCCTGGGAGTGCTCTTCGCGCTCACGAACAACCTGCTGTCCATGTGGCCCCTGACGTGGGCGATCAGCTCCGGAATCGGCAGCATCGACGCCGGCCTGACGTTCGGCTGGGGCGCGGTGGCCGCCGGAGTCCTCGTGCTCCTCGTCCAACTGGTGTTGCTCGCGGTCTTTGCCGCGGCGTCGTCTGGCGGGGCAGGTGCCCGGTCCCGAACGCCGTACGGACGGCGGAGGAGACCCCACCGTCCGTACGACGTCACGCGCTGA
- a CDS encoding SDR family NAD(P)-dependent oxidoreductase — MDLRLRGRTAVVTGASKGIGLAITRALADQGASVIAGARNGSAELDDLAARADVRTLNVDLTTTDGPGALVAAATREWGGLDILVNNVGAVRPRLEGFLAITDDDWDRTLTINLLAAVRTMRAAIPLMVDRPGATIVTIGSVNAYLPDPGVIDYSAAKGALANLCKSLSKELAPAIRVNTISPGPARTDLWLGADGVAATVGAGTQDAPSDVVRRQEAQAPTGRFTLPEEVADLALFLASERSANITGSDFRVDGGLIATL, encoded by the coding sequence GTGGACCTGCGCCTGCGCGGCCGCACCGCGGTCGTCACCGGAGCCAGCAAGGGCATCGGCCTGGCCATCACCCGGGCCTTGGCCGACCAGGGCGCCTCCGTCATCGCCGGAGCCCGCAACGGCAGCGCGGAGCTGGACGATCTCGCGGCCCGCGCCGACGTCCGCACGCTCAACGTCGACCTCACCACCACTGACGGCCCCGGCGCCCTCGTCGCCGCGGCCACGAGGGAGTGGGGCGGCCTCGACATCCTGGTCAACAACGTCGGCGCCGTTCGCCCGCGCCTCGAGGGTTTCCTGGCCATCACCGACGACGACTGGGACCGGACGCTGACCATCAACCTCCTCGCCGCCGTCCGCACGATGCGTGCCGCCATCCCCCTGATGGTGGACCGTCCGGGAGCCACCATCGTCACCATCGGCTCGGTCAACGCCTACCTCCCCGACCCCGGGGTCATCGACTACAGCGCCGCGAAGGGCGCCCTCGCCAACCTCTGCAAGTCCCTGTCGAAGGAGCTCGCACCCGCGATCCGGGTCAACACGATCAGCCCCGGCCCGGCGCGCACCGACCTCTGGCTGGGGGCCGACGGTGTCGCTGCGACGGTGGGTGCCGGCACCCAGGACGCGCCCAGCGACGTCGTACGTCGCCAGGAGGCCCAGGCGCCCACCGGTCGCTTCACGCTCCCGGAGGAGGTGGCCGACCTGGCCCTCTTCCTGGCCAGCGAGCGCTCCGCCAACATCACCGGCAGCGACTTCCGAGTCGACGGCGGGCTCATCGCGACGCTCTGA
- a CDS encoding amidase, with amino-acid sequence MTFLSPRRPDRRRAATGVAALSLALLATTAALAPAAADPTPAAQVDVVELGVSGALEALEAGDITSVQLVEQYLGRIAAYDGTTYGAGLGAFVTLNDDAVAQAAELDRERAAGALRGPLHGVPVVVKDNIDTADMPTSHGNQALATYQPHHDAEVVRRLEEAGAIILGKSNMAEFAAWWDTYSSVRGRSHNPYDLTRNVNGSSGGSAAAVAASLGAVGLGTESCGSITDVSSFSNLVGVRPTVGMVSRTGVDYNLIGDSVGPLALSVEDAARTLDVLAGTDPRDELTAGADARMPASYVDDLSTTSLEGARIGYMVHPLGAGDFEIGEESDSVLATADAAVADLEAQGATVVPIEITDAWMAEYYDGRRLWGSGGRQAYFDRTEATWPVGLAERTAPTDRINYADLVAASDRMLPEDVSSLTGSDNVPADAERNQLAKDNRTHFADGMRALYEANDLDALSFPTMAYPPVTLADDPTPSSADARQFGSHCAWANFSGFPIVSVPAGFDEDGLPVGLSLMGMPYSEAGLLSYAYDFEHATGHRTAPAATPSLLRKATTTTVTAPAATTYGKRTSAKIRVSGLTSGEVEVEIGTRRPTTAMLRNGVARVPLPRTLRPGAHRIRVTYAGSTTSAPSAASNTILVRRAKATVGLRVLRSTGGRSRVLRVSTGLVGAGTTPATGRLVIWDNGRRVATGYVTAGDGNVVRVRLRGLTTGLHRIKVVLSPTALHSAGTSKVRTVRVG; translated from the coding sequence GTGACCTTCCTGTCCCCACGCCGCCCCGATCGTCGCCGCGCGGCGACCGGCGTCGCCGCACTTTCCCTCGCCCTCCTGGCCACGACTGCCGCGCTCGCTCCGGCAGCCGCCGACCCCACCCCGGCGGCGCAGGTCGACGTCGTGGAGCTCGGCGTCAGCGGCGCCCTCGAGGCCCTGGAGGCCGGTGACATCACCAGCGTCCAGCTGGTCGAGCAGTACCTCGGCCGGATCGCCGCCTACGACGGCACGACCTACGGCGCCGGGCTGGGGGCCTTCGTCACCCTCAACGACGACGCCGTGGCGCAGGCGGCCGAGCTGGACCGCGAGCGCGCGGCGGGCGCGCTCCGGGGGCCGCTGCACGGCGTGCCGGTGGTGGTGAAGGACAACATCGACACCGCCGACATGCCCACCTCCCACGGCAACCAGGCGCTGGCGACGTACCAGCCGCACCACGACGCCGAGGTGGTGCGCCGACTCGAGGAGGCCGGCGCGATCATCCTCGGCAAGAGCAACATGGCCGAGTTCGCCGCCTGGTGGGACACCTACAGCTCCGTGCGTGGGCGCTCGCACAACCCCTACGACCTGACCCGCAACGTCAACGGGTCCAGCGGCGGCTCCGCGGCCGCGGTCGCCGCCAGCCTGGGCGCCGTGGGGCTCGGGACCGAGTCGTGCGGGTCGATCACCGACGTCTCGTCGTTCAGCAACCTGGTCGGCGTGCGGCCGACCGTGGGCATGGTGAGCCGCACCGGCGTCGACTACAACCTCATCGGCGACTCGGTCGGCCCCCTCGCCCTCAGCGTCGAGGACGCCGCCCGCACGCTCGACGTCCTGGCCGGCACCGACCCCAGGGACGAGCTGACCGCAGGGGCCGACGCGCGCATGCCCGCCTCCTACGTCGACGACCTGAGCACCACCTCGCTCGAGGGCGCCCGGATCGGCTACATGGTGCACCCGTTGGGCGCCGGCGACTTCGAGATCGGCGAGGAGAGCGACTCCGTGCTCGCGACCGCCGACGCCGCGGTGGCCGACCTCGAGGCCCAGGGCGCGACCGTGGTCCCGATCGAGATCACCGACGCGTGGATGGCTGAGTACTACGACGGCCGGAGGCTGTGGGGCTCCGGCGGTCGCCAGGCCTACTTCGACCGCACCGAGGCGACCTGGCCCGTCGGCCTCGCGGAGCGCACGGCACCGACCGACCGGATCAACTACGCCGACCTGGTCGCGGCGAGCGACCGCATGCTCCCCGAGGACGTCTCCTCGCTCACCGGCAGCGACAACGTGCCGGCCGACGCCGAGCGCAACCAGCTCGCCAAGGACAACCGCACGCACTTCGCCGACGGCATGCGGGCGCTCTACGAGGCCAACGACCTCGACGCCCTGTCCTTCCCGACGATGGCCTACCCGCCCGTCACGCTCGCCGACGACCCGACGCCGAGCTCGGCCGACGCACGGCAGTTCGGCTCGCACTGTGCCTGGGCGAACTTCTCCGGCTTCCCGATCGTGAGCGTCCCTGCCGGCTTCGACGAAGACGGGCTCCCCGTCGGCCTGAGCCTGATGGGCATGCCCTACTCGGAGGCCGGACTGCTGTCCTACGCCTACGACTTCGAGCACGCCACCGGTCACCGCACGGCGCCCGCCGCCACGCCGTCCCTGCTGCGGAAGGCGACGACCACCACCGTGACCGCGCCCGCCGCAACGACGTACGGCAAGAGGACCTCGGCCAAGATCCGCGTGAGCGGGCTGACCTCCGGCGAGGTCGAGGTCGAGATCGGCACTCGCCGGCCGACCACCGCGATGCTGCGAAACGGCGTTGCCAGGGTCCCCCTCCCGCGCACCCTGCGACCCGGCGCCCACCGCATCCGGGTTACGTACGCCGGGAGCACCACCTCCGCACCGTCGGCCGCGTCCAACACGATCCTCGTGCGCCGCGCCAAGGCGACGGTCGGACTGCGGGTGCTCCGCTCGACAGGCGGGAGGTCTCGCGTCCTCCGCGTCAGCACCGGCCTGGTCGGAGCGGGCACGACGCCGGCCACCGGTCGCCTCGTCATCTGGGACAACGGGCGACGCGTCGCGACCGGCTACGTGACGGCCGGTGACGGCAACGTGGTGCGCGTCCGGCTCCGCGGTCTCACAACTGGCCTCCACCGGATCAAGGTGGTGTTGAGTCCGACCGCACTGCACTCCGCCGGCACGTCGAAGGTGCGGACCGTCCGGGTGGGCTGA
- a CDS encoding DUF6518 family protein codes for MPRSTSPVVPTLAALALGLAVGVLTSFLQAVLDFPWLALVNAASPWLTTAFVAGALQSRLRTACWLGMAATLLQVAGYYVTAELRGYDAGFTYVALWTVCAVVGGPVFGAAGRAWRTAAPAGLGIALLVAAYASEALVAYQLRLDYTPTATFFLVIAVVLAATLPLHRRQYGGLVRWLGPACAAGLAGQLVLGLVA; via the coding sequence GTGCCTCGCTCTACGTCGCCCGTCGTCCCCACGCTTGCCGCCCTCGCCCTGGGTCTGGCCGTGGGTGTCCTCACCTCGTTCCTCCAGGCGGTGCTGGACTTCCCCTGGCTGGCGCTGGTCAATGCCGCGAGCCCGTGGCTGACCACCGCCTTCGTGGCCGGCGCGCTTCAATCGCGGCTGCGAACGGCGTGCTGGCTCGGCATGGCGGCCACGCTGCTGCAGGTGGCCGGCTACTACGTCACCGCGGAGCTCCGTGGCTATGACGCCGGCTTCACCTACGTCGCCCTCTGGACGGTCTGCGCGGTGGTCGGCGGCCCGGTCTTCGGCGCCGCCGGCCGCGCCTGGCGCACGGCTGCCCCAGCCGGCCTCGGCATAGCCCTGCTGGTCGCCGCCTACGCCTCCGAGGCCCTCGTGGCCTACCAGCTCCGCCTCGACTACACCCCGACCGCGACCTTCTTCCTCGTCATCGCCGTCGTGCTCGCCGCGACGCTGCCACTGCACCGCCGGCAGTACGGCGGTCTGGTGCGCTGGTTGGGTCCGGCCTGCGCGGCAGGACTGGCCGGCCAGCTGGTGCTGGGACTTGTGGCCTGA
- a CDS encoding ATP-binding cassette domain-containing protein, with the protein MTTTLGDRPTLTPAERPAPGVTVDWRRLRGPVAIWALSACAVAAVGTSLGSFVAGLLAEDASSRLIAVLALCVVGAAVLDTLARTLWAGVVDRAEGRLRADLLDAAMHQPLSALTEQAVGEVLDRVDDDTHEVGTLLRQGAWMAIRTTLAAGPLWIVAGVTWWPAFILFPITGWAALAVVRPMLPEISRRKVIEEAAWTDHAAALEEGIAGRDDMRASGGQAHVLRRCTELAARVHELFDAVLRVEARVTRRTGTMLHAVLAATAVLGVALVTTDHLDTSSLVTLFLVTTMFVGQVDQLARHLPDLQAGFGAVLRLRGLLGSEREPTDGAPVPTGRLDIHFSDLHFAYDEGRFALRGVELAVPAGTTCALVGRTGSGKSTLAALLSRAVEPERGTVLLGGVDVLDLELQSLRSAVGVVTQRTEILAGTLAENIALFEDLPRQRITAAVVELGLDDWVAGLSDGLDTLLGPGGTTLSAGEEQLVAFARLLVRDVSVVVLDEATARMDPVTEANVVRAADRLLAGRTGLLVAHRLSTTERAQQVAVLDGGRVVQRGPRARLATTPGPFRSLLEASAEEDRALPFESASSQVGTARRVGEPPAQPVMEPVPSLARATSSALWIEPQWGALSIVIFLASALCGAFGAITGWIWGHLVVALQRGETPTMLTMYVVVSLIASPLLLAEAIRLYPRWWVAVMLRVRMVVLAGQTDQRRLRRTPPGEVVARTMDADRLARYTDRWVDFINGLAIAAVTAILAQSWLAGGVLLAVMVASALASSLGRPLAGRSAAASAAARAQFGRSLVSALDSVRTVKLAASTPSVHSHLREVDSGRVDAAVREHRVQAMLDGVPIVMVQCGVVAAWGVMVAGGWGLATALLVAGAVNGFDWFGRVAGAIVTEAPGTRAWMQTTSRLGGGGDLMHLPEGIDLVHGHAPAPVPGPRDPLHTLELVGVSAIHDDGTIGVSDVDLTVGSRELVLLLGQVGSGKSSLLATLAGLVTSTGEIRWNGVRVEDPETFLRPGRVAHVAQVPRVLSGTFTDNVRLDHPEREVLPALEAARMLPDVEAAGGPDSLVGHRGVRLSGGQVQRLALARGLAADTELLLADDVSSALDAATEIELWSALRARGATVIGATSKRAALAQADRVVVLAEGRVAAVGPWAELAPTWGHLAG; encoded by the coding sequence GGCCGAGGGGCGGCTGCGCGCCGACCTGCTCGACGCCGCGATGCACCAGCCGCTGTCGGCGCTGACCGAGCAGGCCGTGGGGGAGGTGCTCGACCGCGTCGACGACGACACCCACGAGGTCGGCACGCTGCTGCGCCAAGGCGCCTGGATGGCGATCCGTACGACGCTCGCCGCGGGCCCCCTGTGGATCGTGGCCGGCGTGACCTGGTGGCCGGCGTTCATCCTCTTCCCGATCACCGGGTGGGCGGCGCTGGCCGTGGTCCGCCCGATGCTGCCGGAGATCTCCCGGCGCAAGGTGATCGAGGAGGCCGCCTGGACCGACCACGCGGCCGCGCTCGAGGAGGGCATCGCCGGGCGCGACGACATGCGGGCCAGCGGCGGACAGGCCCACGTGCTGCGCCGCTGCACCGAGCTCGCCGCTCGCGTGCATGAGCTGTTCGACGCCGTGCTCCGGGTCGAGGCACGCGTGACGCGCCGCACCGGCACCATGCTCCACGCCGTCCTCGCCGCCACCGCGGTCCTCGGCGTCGCGCTGGTCACCACCGACCACCTCGACACCTCGTCGCTGGTCACGCTGTTCCTGGTGACGACGATGTTCGTCGGCCAGGTCGACCAGCTCGCCCGCCACCTGCCGGATCTTCAGGCCGGCTTCGGCGCCGTGCTCCGCCTGCGCGGGCTGCTCGGCTCCGAGCGCGAGCCCACCGACGGCGCGCCGGTCCCCACCGGGCGCCTCGACATCCACTTCTCCGACCTGCACTTCGCCTACGACGAGGGGCGGTTCGCGCTGCGCGGCGTCGAGCTCGCGGTCCCCGCCGGCACCACCTGCGCGCTCGTCGGGCGCACCGGCTCCGGCAAGTCGACGCTCGCCGCGCTGCTCTCGCGGGCGGTCGAGCCCGAGCGCGGCACGGTCCTGCTCGGCGGCGTCGACGTGCTCGACCTGGAGCTGCAGTCGCTGCGCTCCGCCGTCGGCGTCGTCACCCAGCGCACCGAGATCCTGGCCGGCACGCTCGCGGAGAACATCGCGCTCTTCGAGGACCTCCCGCGTCAGCGGATCACCGCCGCGGTGGTGGAGCTGGGTCTGGACGACTGGGTCGCCGGGCTCTCCGACGGCCTCGACACGCTGCTCGGCCCCGGCGGCACGACGCTGTCGGCGGGGGAGGAGCAGCTGGTCGCGTTCGCCCGGCTGCTCGTGCGCGACGTCAGCGTCGTCGTGCTCGACGAGGCTACGGCCCGGATGGACCCGGTCACCGAGGCCAACGTCGTCCGCGCCGCCGACCGCCTGCTCGCCGGCCGCACCGGCCTCCTGGTCGCCCACCGGCTCTCCACCACCGAGCGTGCGCAGCAGGTCGCGGTCCTCGACGGTGGCCGCGTGGTCCAGCGCGGCCCGCGCGCGCGGCTCGCCACGACGCCCGGCCCGTTCCGCTCGCTGCTGGAGGCCTCCGCCGAGGAGGACCGCGCCCTGCCGTTCGAGTCCGCCTCGAGCCAGGTCGGCACCGCGCGTCGGGTGGGGGAGCCGCCGGCGCAGCCGGTCATGGAGCCCGTCCCGAGCCTGGCCCGCGCCACCAGCTCCGCCCTGTGGATCGAGCCCCAGTGGGGCGCCCTGAGCATCGTGATCTTCCTGGCCTCCGCGCTGTGCGGCGCGTTCGGTGCCATCACCGGCTGGATCTGGGGACACCTCGTCGTCGCGCTGCAGCGCGGGGAGACCCCGACCATGCTCACGATGTACGTCGTGGTGTCGCTGATCGCCTCGCCCCTGCTGCTGGCCGAGGCCATCCGTCTCTACCCGCGCTGGTGGGTCGCGGTCATGCTCCGGGTGCGCATGGTCGTCCTCGCTGGCCAGACCGACCAGCGCCGCCTGCGCCGTACGCCGCCGGGCGAGGTCGTGGCCCGCACCATGGACGCCGACCGGCTGGCGCGCTACACCGACCGGTGGGTCGACTTCATCAACGGCCTCGCGATCGCCGCCGTGACCGCCATCCTCGCCCAGAGCTGGCTGGCCGGCGGGGTGCTGCTCGCCGTCATGGTCGCCTCCGCACTCGCCTCCTCGCTGGGCCGGCCGCTCGCCGGCCGCTCGGCCGCCGCGTCCGCCGCGGCGCGGGCGCAGTTCGGCCGCTCGCTGGTCTCGGCGCTCGACTCCGTACGCACCGTCAAGCTCGCAGCGTCCACCCCCAGCGTCCACTCCCACCTGCGCGAGGTCGACTCCGGCCGCGTCGACGCCGCCGTACGCGAGCACCGCGTCCAGGCCATGCTCGACGGGGTGCCGATCGTGATGGTCCAGTGTGGCGTCGTGGCCGCCTGGGGCGTCATGGTCGCCGGCGGCTGGGGCCTGGCCACGGCGCTGCTGGTGGCCGGCGCGGTCAACGGCTTCGACTGGTTCGGCCGGGTCGCCGGCGCGATCGTCACCGAGGCCCCCGGCACCCGCGCCTGGATGCAGACCACCAGCCGGCTCGGCGGCGGCGGCGACCTGATGCACCTGCCCGAGGGCATCGACCTGGTCCACGGCCACGCCCCGGCGCCCGTGCCCGGCCCCCGCGACCCGCTGCACACCCTCGAGCTGGTGGGCGTCTCCGCCATCCACGACGACGGCACCATCGGCGTCAGCGACGTCGACCTCACGGTCGGCTCCCGCGAGCTCGTCCTGCTGCTGGGCCAGGTCGGCTCCGGCAAGTCCAGCCTGCTCGCGACGCTGGCCGGGTTGGTCACCAGCACCGGCGAGATCCGCTGGAACGGCGTCCGCGTCGAGGACCCCGAGACCTTCCTGCGGCCCGGGCGGGTCGCCCACGTCGCCCAGGTCCCGCGGGTCCTGTCGGGCACCTTCACCGACAACGTCCGCCTCGACCACCCCGAGCGCGAGGTGCTGCCCGCCCTGGAGGCCGCTCGGATGCTGCCCGACGTCGAGGCCGCGGGGGGCCCCGACTCGCTCGTCGGTCACCGCGGCGTCCGGCTCTCCGGCGGTCAGGTCCAGCGCCTGGCCCTAGCGCGCGGCCTCGCCGCCGACACCGAACTCCTGCTCGCCGACGACGTCTCGTCCGCCCTCGACGCCGCCACCGAGATCGAGCTCTGGTCGGCCCTCCGGGCCCGTGGCGCCACGGTCATCGGCGCCACGAGCAAGCGCGCCGCGCTCGCCCAGGCCGACCGCGTCGTCGTCCTGGCCGAGGGCCGCGTCGCGGCCGTCGGGCCGTGGGCCGAGCTGGCGCCCACGTGGGGGCACCTGGCGGGGTGA